Proteins co-encoded in one Aminivibrio sp. genomic window:
- the secA gene encoding preprotein translocase subunit SecA, whose product MLDKLKKVLGLDPNDRALKRYREKADEINRLEPETAALSDEELRNKGPEFRRRLESGESPDDLLPEVFAVVREVSKRTIGLRHFDVQLMGGMALHEGKITEMKTGEGKTLVATLAVVLNALSGKGVHVVTVNDYLARRDAEWMGPIYSFLGLTVGVIYAYMDQAERFAAYRADITYGTNSEFGFDYLRDNMATSEDHIVQRGHSYCIVDEVDSILIDEARTPLIISGPSDDNVDMYTLSDRVARQLREGRDYEKDEKERNVVMTEEGIARCEELLKMPDLFSDAAHSDLAHRIVQALKAHVLFQKDVHYVVKDGEILIVDEFTGRLMMGRRYSDGLHQAIEAKEGVKVGRESQTLATITLQNYFRMYRKLAGMTGTAATEAEEFKEIYGLEVIVVPTNVDMIRNDYPDVIYRTVAEKFAAVADEIQESHSLGCPVLVGTTSIENSERISKLLKSRKVPHQVLNAKHHEREAQIVAQAGHLGAVTVATNMAGRGTDILLGGNPEFLAKEALRSENRDPSKEQEVYASLLEKFREQCRAERERVKELGGLKIIGTERHEARRIDNQLRGRAGRQGDPGSSRFYLSLEDDLLRLFGSERIQGLMEKLGMEEGESIEHPLLTRAIASAQKKVEEMHFDIRKQLLAYDNVMNRQREAVYAERQQILSDDGIVDRVWEVIDGVVEDILEKYFPEEGESDPVRAQARLKAIFGPGLEGHLEGVDNPRDMLGRKDGLKEEIRGRFLSKVETFGEEGGDLLRFLILHTLDNGWKDHLLAMDELRRGIGLRAIGQKDPLLEYQFESYNLFQEMMERVRESVAELVFRVRVVSDTGRGRSAELRESREFVLPFSGGSAERPAPAGEGPRKPVRKGPKVGRNDPCPCGSGKKYKYCCGAGK is encoded by the coding sequence ATGCTCGATAAACTGAAAAAAGTCCTGGGCCTCGATCCCAATGACCGGGCGCTCAAACGCTACAGGGAAAAGGCGGATGAGATCAACCGCCTCGAGCCCGAAACAGCGGCCCTGTCGGACGAAGAACTCAGGAACAAGGGGCCGGAGTTCAGACGGCGCCTTGAAAGCGGCGAATCCCCCGACGATCTTCTTCCCGAGGTTTTTGCCGTAGTCAGGGAGGTCTCGAAGCGGACCATCGGGCTCCGCCACTTCGATGTCCAGCTCATGGGCGGAATGGCCCTCCACGAGGGAAAAATCACGGAGATGAAGACCGGTGAAGGCAAGACGCTGGTAGCCACCCTGGCGGTGGTGCTCAATGCCCTCTCCGGCAAAGGCGTCCACGTGGTGACGGTGAACGACTATCTCGCCCGCCGGGATGCCGAATGGATGGGGCCCATTTACTCCTTTCTCGGCCTCACGGTCGGCGTCATCTACGCCTACATGGACCAGGCGGAGCGGTTCGCTGCCTACAGGGCGGACATCACCTACGGAACGAACAGCGAATTCGGCTTCGACTACCTTAGGGACAACATGGCCACTTCGGAGGACCACATCGTCCAGCGGGGACATTCCTACTGCATCGTGGACGAGGTGGACTCCATCCTCATAGACGAGGCGCGGACCCCGCTGATCATCTCCGGCCCCTCCGACGACAACGTGGATATGTACACCCTGTCCGACCGGGTGGCCCGGCAGCTCCGGGAGGGTCGGGACTACGAAAAGGACGAGAAGGAACGGAACGTGGTTATGACGGAAGAGGGCATCGCCAGGTGCGAGGAACTTCTGAAGATGCCGGATCTCTTCTCCGACGCCGCCCACTCGGACCTGGCCCACAGGATAGTCCAGGCCCTCAAAGCCCACGTTCTCTTCCAGAAGGACGTCCATTACGTGGTCAAAGACGGGGAGATTCTCATCGTCGACGAATTCACCGGCAGGCTCATGATGGGACGGCGGTACTCCGACGGACTCCACCAGGCCATTGAGGCCAAGGAGGGAGTCAAGGTGGGCAGGGAGAGCCAGACCCTTGCCACCATCACCCTGCAGAATTATTTCCGCATGTACCGCAAACTGGCGGGCATGACGGGAACCGCCGCCACCGAGGCCGAGGAGTTCAAGGAAATCTACGGTCTCGAGGTCATCGTGGTCCCCACCAACGTGGACATGATCAGGAACGACTATCCCGACGTCATCTACCGCACGGTGGCCGAAAAGTTCGCCGCCGTGGCCGACGAGATACAGGAGTCTCACTCCCTGGGCTGCCCGGTCCTCGTGGGCACCACCTCCATCGAAAACTCCGAGAGGATCAGCAAACTCCTGAAGTCCCGGAAGGTCCCCCACCAGGTGCTGAACGCCAAGCACCACGAGAGGGAAGCCCAGATCGTGGCCCAGGCCGGCCATCTCGGGGCAGTCACTGTGGCCACGAACATGGCGGGCCGCGGAACGGACATCCTTCTCGGCGGCAATCCCGAGTTCCTGGCCAAGGAAGCTCTCAGGTCGGAGAATCGCGACCCCTCGAAGGAACAGGAGGTCTACGCCTCTCTCCTGGAGAAATTCCGGGAGCAGTGCCGCGCGGAGCGGGAGCGGGTAAAGGAGCTCGGCGGACTGAAGATCATCGGCACGGAGCGCCACGAGGCCCGGAGGATCGACAACCAGCTCCGGGGACGGGCCGGGCGGCAGGGGGATCCCGGTTCGAGCCGGTTCTACCTCTCCCTTGAGGACGATCTCCTTCGCCTCTTCGGTTCGGAGAGGATCCAGGGGCTGATGGAGAAGCTGGGGATGGAGGAGGGGGAGTCCATCGAACACCCCCTTCTTACCAGGGCCATCGCCTCCGCCCAGAAAAAGGTGGAGGAGATGCACTTCGACATACGGAAGCAGCTCCTCGCCTACGACAACGTGATGAACCGGCAGCGGGAGGCCGTCTATGCCGAGAGGCAGCAGATTCTCTCGGACGACGGCATCGTGGACCGCGTCTGGGAAGTGATCGACGGCGTGGTGGAGGATATCCTCGAGAAGTACTTCCCCGAGGAAGGGGAGTCCGATCCGGTACGGGCCCAGGCCAGGCTGAAGGCCATATTCGGTCCGGGGCTCGAGGGGCATCTCGAGGGAGTGGACAACCCCAGAGACATGCTCGGCCGGAAAGACGGCTTGAAGGAGGAGATCCGGGGCCGCTTCCTCAGCAAGGTAGAAACCTTCGGTGAGGAGGGAGGAGATCTTCTGCGGTTTCTCATCCTCCACACCCTGGACAACGGCTGGAAGGATCACCTGCTGGCCATGGACGAGCTGCGCCGGGGAATCGGACTCAGGGCCATCGGCCAGAAGGACCCCCTCCTGGAGTACCAGTTCGAATCCTACAACCTGTTCCAGGAAATGATGGAGCGGGTCAGGGAATCGGTGGCGGAACTCGTCTTCAGGGTGCGGGTGGTGTCCGACACGGGCAGGGGCAGATCCGCGGAACTGAGGGAGAGCCGGGAGTTCGTCCTTCCCTTCAGCGGCGGGAGCGCCGAACGGCCCGCACCGG